In Dama dama isolate Ldn47 chromosome 9, ASM3311817v1, whole genome shotgun sequence, the following proteins share a genomic window:
- the LOC133061573 gene encoding olfactory receptor 10T2-like, with the protein MEVVPEKQQENATWLVTEFLLVGFSNLPDLRTTLFAVFFLTYLVTLSGNVTIITVIHADRTLHTPMYRFLAVLSLSETCYTLVTIPNMLARLWMENQAISISGCRAQMFFFLGLGCSHCFLLTLMGYDRYVAICHPLRYPVIMRPTVCLGLGALVFCSGFSVASIETSLIFSSRFCRSNRVEHFFCDIAPVLKLSCAESASKALAIFFLSVLVVLISFLLILLSYAFIVAALLRIPSAAGRSKAFSTCAAHLTVVVVHFGCASIIYLRPESGGSPGQDRLVAVFYTVVTPLLNPVVYTLRNKEVRVALRRILARSRVILK; encoded by the exons Atggaggtg GTTCCTGAGAAGCAGCAGGAAAATGCCACCTGGCTGGTGACAGAATTTTTGCTGGTGGGTTTCTCCAACCTCCCAGACCTGAGGACCACCCTCTTTGCAGTGTTCTTCCTCACGTACCTGGTTACCCTCAGCGGCAACGTCACCATCATCACCGTCATCCATGCCGACCGGACCCTGCACACTCCCATGTACCGCTTCCTGGCGGTGCTGTCCCTCTCCGAGACCTGCTACACGCTGGTCACCATCCCCAACATGCTGGCTCGTCTGTGGATGGAGAACCAGGccatctccatctctggctgtCGGGCTCAGATGTTCTTCTTCCTGGGCCTGGGATGCAGTCACTGCTTCCTCCTGACTCTAATGGGTTAcgaccgctacgtggccatctgccaTCCTCTGCGCTATCCGGTGATCATGAGACCCACGGTTTGCCTCGGTCTGGGAGCCCTGGTTTTCTGCTCCGGTTTCTCGGTGGCCTCGATCGAGACTAGCCTGATCTTCTCCTCGCGCTTCTGCCGCAGCAACCGGGTGGAGCACTTCTTCTGCGACATCGCCCCGGTCCTGAAGCTCAGTTGCGCGGAGAGTGCCAGCAAAGCGCTGGCCATCTTCTTCCTGAGTGTTCTCGTGGTGTTAAtctccttcctcctcatcctcctctcCTACGCCTTCATCGTGGCCGCCCTCCTGAGGATCCCCTCGGCCGCTGGCCGGAgcaaagccttctccacctgcgcCGCCCACCTCACCGTGGTCGTCGTGCATTTTGGCTGCGCCTCCATCATCTACCTGAGGCCCGAGTCTGGAGGAAGCCCGGGCCAGGACCGCCTGGTGGCTGTGTTCTACACGGTGGTGACGCCGCTACTGAACCCGGTGGTATACACTTTGCGCAATAAGGAGGTGAGGGTGGCTCTGAGGAGGATCCTGGCCCGAAGCCGcgtaattttaaaataa